The Bacillota bacterium genome window below encodes:
- the secY gene encoding preprotein translocase subunit SecY: protein MIEAIGNAFKVPDLKRRIIFTLAMITIYRLGAHVPVPFVDIKALKDLFEQTPLLGFIDLFAGGALSQFAIFALGIMPYITASIILQLLTIVIPTLGQWAKEGETGQRKITQWTRYLTLVLGLVESIGLTLFFGRQIGAQFTFVQSGLIVLTLVAGTALIMWLGELITQRGIGNGMSLLIFASIIARFPQATFQTEQTGGVVTVIALIVILLAIVVSIIVVEKAQRRIPVQYAKRVVGRKVYSGQSTYIPLKVNSAGVIPIIFASSVLLFPATLLQFFPGAFSRTISNWLDPSGALYLSLYALLVIFFTYFYTAIIFNPIDISDNMKKYGGFIPGVRPGKPTAGYLDRVLTRITLPGSIFLALIAVLPQILGKVFNIPFFRGGNFGGTSLLIMVGVALETMRQIESQLLMRHYEGFLK, encoded by the coding sequence ATGATCGAAGCAATTGGAAACGCGTTTAAGGTACCGGATCTAAAACGTCGCATTATTTTTACACTTGCAATGATCACCATTTACCGGTTAGGTGCTCACGTTCCAGTCCCATTTGTTGATATAAAAGCGTTAAAGGACCTCTTCGAACAAACACCACTTTTAGGATTTATAGACCTGTTTGCAGGCGGTGCCTTATCGCAGTTTGCAATATTTGCACTGGGAATAATGCCGTATATTACAGCCTCTATTATCCTGCAGCTTTTAACAATTGTTATTCCTACGCTTGGGCAATGGGCAAAAGAGGGAGAGACTGGCCAGCGTAAAATCACTCAGTGGACGCGTTACTTGACTCTCGTCCTGGGACTTGTTGAGTCGATAGGCTTGACATTGTTCTTCGGTAGGCAGATAGGCGCACAGTTTACCTTCGTGCAGAGCGGGTTGATAGTCCTTACGCTCGTCGCGGGTACTGCCTTGATAATGTGGTTGGGTGAGCTTATAACTCAGCGCGGTATCGGCAACGGTATGTCGCTTCTAATTTTTGCAAGTATTATCGCTCGCTTCCCGCAGGCTACGTTTCAGACTGAGCAGACGGGCGGTGTTGTAACAGTTATTGCGCTGATAGTTATTCTGCTTGCGATTGTTGTTTCAATCATTGTTGTTGAAAAAGCACAAAGAAGGATTCCGGTGCAGTATGCAAAGCGTGTAGTTGGGCGCAAGGTATATAGTGGTCAGAGCACTTATATCCCATTGAAAGTTAACTCGGCAGGCGTTATCCCGATTATCTTTGCGTCTTCGGTGCTGCTATTTCCAGCAACGCTTTTGCAATTTTTCCCTGGAGCATTTTCCAGGACGATTAGCAATTGGCTTGATCCAAGCGGAGCTCTTTATTTAAGTCTTTATGCGCTTTTGGTAATCTTCTTCACGTACTTTTACACAGCTATTATTTTTAACCCGATCGATATATCGGATAACATGAAGAAATACGGCGGCTTTATTCCGGGTGTTCGACCGGGTAAACCAACAGCAGGTTACTTAGATAGGGTACTTACCAGGATTACCCTACCGGGTTCGATCTTTTTGGCGCTTATTGCAGTTCTCCCGCAGATTCTAGGGAAAGTGTTCAATATTCCGTTCTTCCGGGGCGGAAACTTTGGCGGTACATCGCTACTTATTATGGTCGGTGTAGCGCTTGAAACCATGAGGCAGATTGAGTCACAGCTTCTCATGAGGCATTATGAGGGATTTTTGAAATAG
- the rplO gene encoding 50S ribosomal protein L15: protein MRLSELSPAPGAVKKRKRVGRGPGSGHGKTATRGMKGQKSRSGGGKGPGFEGGQTPIYRRLPKLPGFKNPFKKVYELVNVDQLNIFDKGSVVDPQALQQAGLIRKATMPVKVLGRGELDRDLTVKAHHFSGSAVKKIEAAGGKVESLK, encoded by the coding sequence ATGCGATTAAGCGAGCTGTCACCCGCACCGGGTGCTGTTAAAAAAAGAAAAAGGGTTGGCAGAGGGCCAGGCTCTGGGCACGGCAAGACTGCTACGCGTGGGATGAAGGGTCAAAAATCCCGTTCTGGCGGTGGCAAGGGTCCTGGGTTTGAAGGTGGTCAGACCCCTATATACAGAAGACTACCAAAGCTTCCGGGTTTTAAAAATCCGTTTAAAAAGGTCTATGAGCTGGTTAATGTCGATCAGCTAAACATATTCGACAAGGGCAGTGTTGTTGACCCTCAAGCACTGCAGCAGGCCGGGTTGATTAGAAAGGCAACTATGCCGGTTAAGGTATTAGGCCGTGGTGAGTTGGATAGGGATCTAACCGTAAAAGCACATCATTTTAGCGGTTCTGCAGTAAAAAAAATCGAAGCAGCTGGCGGAAAGGTAGAGAGTCTTAAATGA